From Terriglobales bacterium:
CCGGCAGCAATCTATCACTATGACATCACGCCCGTGGTGGACGTGTACGCTTCGGTGCAAGGGCGGGATCTGGGCGGCCTCGCGAGTGACATACGCGAGGTATTGAGGCAGTTCGAGGGCAAACTGCCGAAAGGCACACACATTACTCTACGAGGTCAGGTGGAGACCATGACCTCGTCGTTCGTCGGGCTGGCGTTCGGTCTGATTATGGCGATCGTGCTGGTGTATCTGCTGATTGTCGTGAACTTCCAGTCGTGGCTCGATCCTTTCATCATCATTACTGCCTTGCCGGGCGCGCTGGCTGGCATCATGTGGATGTTGCTGCTGACTCACACCCGTTTGAGTGTGCCTTCACTGACCGGCGCGATTATGTGCGTGGGTGTTGCGACTGCGAATAGTATTCTTCTGGTCTCGTTTGCTCGGGAGCGCATGGATGCTGGACTCTCGGCGTTTCAGGCGGCGATGGAAGCCGGATTCACGCGAATTCGACCGGTCATCATGACTGCTCTGGCAATGATCATCGGCATGGTGCCGATGGCGCTGGGAATGGGAGAAGGCGGCGAGCAGAATGCTCCGCTTGGACGGGCCGTGATTGGCGGTCTTCTTTTTGCCACGGTAGCGACTCTGTTCTTTGTGCCAGTGGTCTTTACAATGATTCACGGTAGAAGAGCTGGACACGTGCTAGAACAGGCTAGTCCAGAATGGGTACACGAAGAGTAGGACAAGGATTGAGAAAGGAACTGCAGGAAGACGTGAGTTATCCGGAAGTCATCAATTTTCCGCCCGAGACGGAGCACCCTTCTCCAAACCGGCCATCGCGCGACAGCTCAGCGCGCAAGGCAGGATGGGTTGTGGGCGGTCTCATCCTTATTCTGCTGATTGCGGGCGCGGTTACGATTGCCAGCAAGTTGGGGGAGAAGAAGGCGTTGGCGGCTGAGACTGAGCGTCTGGCAACCCCGAATGTTTCGGTCATTCATCCCACGCAGGAACAATCGCACGAAGAGCTGGTTTTGCCTGCGACAGTGCAGGCTTACCAGGAATCGCCGATTTACGCGCGCACCAATGGATACGTCTTGCGCTGGTACAAGGACATCGGCTCACATCTAAGTAAAGGGGACCTGCTCGCCGATATCGACACGCCTGAAGTCGATCAGGAATTGTTGCAGGCTCGGGCCACGCGTCAGCAGATCCAGGCGCAGTTGGGATTAGCGAAGAGCTCGGCTGAGCGCTGGCAGAATCTGAGCAAGAGCGACTCCGTCTCGCAGCAGGAAGTTGACCAGCAGGTAAGTGGGTACCAACAAGCCGAGGCCAATCTTGCCGCGGCGGATGCGAGCGTTCGCCGGCTTCAGCAAATGGAGTCGTTCAAGCACGTGTACGCACCCTTTGCCGGGGTGCTGACCAAGCGCAACATCGATGTCGGAGCGCTCATTAATGCGGGCAACATGGGCTCGAACAAAGAATTGTTTGACGTTGCCCAGGTCGATCCGCTGCGCGTGTACGTCAGTGTGCCCCAGACCTACAGCCCGTTCATTCATGTCGGCATGAAGGCGTCTTTGGAGCAGAGAGAGTATGCCGGTCAACGGTTTGAAGGAAAGGTCGTACGAACCTCTGAGGTAATCGATCCTTCGACGCGGACTTTGCTTACTGAAATCGACGTTCCCAATCCGGGAGGAAAGATTCTTCCCGGAGCTTATGCACAGGTGCACTTTGCGGCGAAGATCGACGCTCCCAGATTGACGATTCCGATCAATACCTTGCTCTTCCGTCCGGAAGGTCCACGGGCCGCTGTGGTCGATTCGGATAAGAAGGTCAAACTGCGCGCTGTAACCATCGGACGAGACTACGGCAGCGCCGTCGAAGTGCTTGGTGGGCTGGAGCCGAGTGATCAAGTGATTGTGAATCCTGCTGATTCTCTGGAAGACGGCCAGCGGGTGAATGTTGCTCTGCCCAAAGCGGGAACGCAGAAGCAGGGGAACTAAGCCATTTTCATGCTTGCTATGGACATAGCTTGAGCCGTCTAAAGCGCATGTTCCGTTCTTGCGCGCTTTAGCGCCTGCGATAAGGCACTCATTTTGGAATAAACGCACTTACTTCAGCGGCTGAAGCCGGCGACGGTTCAGCTCGCTTTACGACACCGATGAATCCGTGCCCTTCCCTAAATCACACCACACCAACTGTGCAAATGCTGTAGACAAGACCGGGAGCAGTAAAAAAGGGCAGCCACTTCTGGCTGCCCTCTTTAATTTGCACTGTGTTTCTTAACGCCAGGCTGAACTGGCAAATTGGATCCAGTCCATGGTGCGCTCATAACGGTCTCTTTGGGCCGTCTGTGAGTCGTACCAGGTGTCGCCATATCGATCGCGCATCCTTTCGCGCTCGCGTTGAGCTGCGCGATAGTTGTGCTCGCGTTCGTACTGACGGAGTCTCCAACGATCGCGTTCCAATTGCCGCTCGTCGCGACGGATGTCGCTATAGACGCCGCGGTTTTCGCGACAGCCACGATTTTGATCGTGGCGGACGTCGTCACCGCGTCGCCAGTTCCGGTCATGGTCATGGCGACCATAATCAGCGCGTCGCCAATCGCTGCTGCGATGCGATCGCCAATTGTGATCTGCCGCCATCACCGTGCCGGTACCGGCAAGTGTGAACAGCAAGAGCCCCACTGCTATTCCTTTCATTTGATTTTCTCGCTTGATCAGAATTCGGCTTCAGGGGTTAGCCGTTATCGTCAGCAACCCGGATTCAGGAGAGAGTTGCGGTGTGCGGCGAAATTCTTTGTAGAACCGCGACGCGAGTCAGTCCAAATCGCCCGCCGGCCAACCAAGATGATGATGCAAGAAGTCTGAGTGTCTCGAATCTATAGGAACACTGTCATCCCTCCGGCCACCGCGAAAGCCGCTAAAGGGGTCATCAAAGCTGACGCGGCCTGGGGGATCTGCTTTTTGCCGAATCGAACCGAACAGTAGATCCCCCGCGCCGCAAACCAGATTCTCAGCAAACTGCGGGATGTAGTTGCGGCGCGGATGACAGTTCCAAAAAGGACTGAGCTAACAAAGAGAAAGGGCAGTCCGTCACCGTGGACTGCCCTCTCTACTTGGCAGAAGCTTTTCAGCAA
This genomic window contains:
- a CDS encoding efflux RND transporter periplasmic adaptor subunit; the protein is MRKELQEDVSYPEVINFPPETEHPSPNRPSRDSSARKAGWVVGGLILILLIAGAVTIASKLGEKKALAAETERLATPNVSVIHPTQEQSHEELVLPATVQAYQESPIYARTNGYVLRWYKDIGSHLSKGDLLADIDTPEVDQELLQARATRQQIQAQLGLAKSSAERWQNLSKSDSVSQQEVDQQVSGYQQAEANLAAADASVRRLQQMESFKHVYAPFAGVLTKRNIDVGALINAGNMGSNKELFDVAQVDPLRVYVSVPQTYSPFIHVGMKASLEQREYAGQRFEGKVVRTSEVIDPSTRTLLTEIDVPNPGGKILPGAYAQVHFAAKIDAPRLTIPINTLLFRPEGPRAAVVDSDKKVKLRAVTIGRDYGSAVEVLGGLEPSDQVIVNPADSLEDGQRVNVALPKAGTQKQGN